One region of Glycine max cultivar Williams 82 chromosome 9, Glycine_max_v4.0, whole genome shotgun sequence genomic DNA includes:
- the LOC100781461 gene encoding BOI-related E3 ubiquitin-protein ligase 1, with the protein MAVEASYMNLLPSQLLTNRELIKSNQQLQHQLNSDYMYNTTTQMDSSSALPQPATMPESLLSFYQSNFCDPNKADSGLTYHIPLQRKRSRDFTTELTSLPAHQKNKISSDPSFLNQEILYQFQNQQSEIDRVLAHHTEKVRMELEEQKMRQSRMFVSAIQEAMAKKLKEKDQEIQRMGKLNWALQERVKSLCMENQIWRELAQTNESTANYLRSNLEQVLAHVGEERATVGDDAQSSCGSNDAAEAGNDTAASAAATGRGRLCKNCGLRESVVLLLPCRHLCLCTMCGSTVRNCPICDSDMDASVHVNLS; encoded by the exons ATGGCAGTTGAAGCTAGTTACATGAATCTCTTGCCTTCTCAGTTACTCACTAACAG AGAACTCATCAAATCCAATCAACAGCTACAGCATCAATTAAACTCTGATTACATGTACAACACTACTACCCAGATGGATTCTTCTTCAGCTTTGCCTCAACCAGCAACAATGCCTGAATCACTCTTGTCCTTCTACCAATCCAACTTTTGTGATCCAAACAAGGCAGATAGTGGTCTCACCTACCATATTCCTCTCCAGAGAAAGCGTTCAAGAGATTTCACCACCGAATTAACCTCTCTCCCAGCTCACCAGAAGAACAAAATCTCCTCTGATCCTTCCTTTCTCAACCAAGAGATTCTCTACCAATTTCAGAACCAACAATCGGAAATTGATCGAGTCCTTGCCCATCAT ACTGAGAAAGTGAGAATGGAGCTGGAGGAACAAAAAATGAGGCAATCAAGGATGTTTGTGAGCGCAATCCAAGAAGCAATGGCGAAGAAGCTGAAGGAAAAAGACCAAGAGATTCAGAGAATGGGGAAGCTGAATTGGGCCCTTCAAGAAAGAGTCAAAAGCTTGTGCATGGAGAACCAAATTTGGAGGGAATTGGCACAAACAAACGAATCCACAGCCAACTACCTACGAAGCAATTTGGAACAAGTGCTGGCACATGTGGGCGAGGAACGCGCCACCGTGGGCGATGATGCTCAATCTAGCTGTGGCAGCAATGATGCGGCGGAGGCCGGAAACGACACTGCGGCGTCCGCGGCGGCGACCGGTCGTGGTAGGTTGTGTAAGAACTGTGGGCTGAGGGAGTCAGTGGTGCTGTTGTTGCCATGCAGGCATCTTTGCCTTTGCACAATGTGTGGGTCCACAGTAAGGAATTGTCCTATTTGTGACTCTGACATGGATGCTAGCGTGCATGTCAATCTCTCTTAg